A section of the Thermotoga caldifontis AZM44c09 genome encodes:
- the coaBC gene encoding bifunctional phosphopantothenoylcysteine decarboxylase/phosphopantothenate--cysteine ligase CoaBC: MKILVGVTGCIALYKVVGLVSSLRKDGHELRIVMTQSAEKLVSKDLFSAVGSCPVYTDRDAFDIKDGFIPHTDLSRWADVLIVAPATANTIAKIAHGIADNLLTMICLAYAKEKKLLVPAMNVRMFDNPITQENIEKLRRMGWWVLEPAEGHLACGEVGRGRYPENEIVQEAIYILTSEKPLKGLRLLVTAGPTWESIDPVRVVTNRSSGKMGFEIAKMAVRLGAKVTLISGPTCLNPPFFVEEYVKVESAQEMFEEVVRRFDSVDVVIMSAAVADYTPAVKSASKLKKVDEKLNIELVKTKDILEELGRRKTRQILVGFAVETEELESYAEQKLKKKNLDMIVANSVQAMGSDQNQVTIIRRDGTRKRVGPDAKDRVALAILDELAHLCGRA; the protein is encoded by the coding sequence ATGAAGATCCTCGTTGGTGTCACCGGTTGCATCGCGTTGTACAAGGTTGTCGGACTCGTCAGCAGCCTGCGCAAGGACGGGCACGAACTGAGGATCGTCATGACGCAGAGCGCAGAAAAGCTCGTTTCCAAAGATCTTTTTTCCGCCGTCGGGAGCTGTCCGGTGTACACGGACAGGGACGCCTTCGACATAAAGGACGGTTTCATACCGCACACCGATCTGTCGAGATGGGCCGACGTTTTGATCGTCGCACCGGCCACAGCGAACACCATTGCGAAGATCGCACACGGTATCGCGGACAATTTGCTCACGATGATCTGTCTTGCGTACGCGAAGGAAAAGAAGCTTTTGGTGCCCGCCATGAACGTGCGCATGTTCGACAATCCCATCACACAGGAAAACATCGAGAAGCTGCGCCGGATGGGATGGTGGGTCCTGGAACCCGCCGAGGGCCATCTGGCGTGCGGCGAGGTGGGCCGCGGGAGATACCCGGAGAACGAGATCGTTCAGGAAGCCATCTACATTCTGACGAGTGAAAAGCCTCTGAAAGGTCTCCGTCTGCTCGTCACGGCGGGTCCGACCTGGGAGAGCATCGACCCCGTTCGTGTGGTGACGAACCGCTCGAGCGGGAAGATGGGCTTCGAGATCGCAAAAATGGCGGTCAGACTCGGCGCGAAGGTCACGCTGATCAGCGGCCCGACGTGCCTGAATCCCCCATTCTTCGTTGAGGAGTACGTGAAAGTCGAGAGCGCCCAGGAGATGTTCGAAGAAGTGGTCCGGCGGTTCGATTCCGTCGATGTTGTGATCATGTCCGCCGCCGTGGCCGATTACACTCCGGCGGTGAAGAGTGCGTCCAAACTGAAGAAAGTCGATGAGAAGCTCAACATAGAGTTGGTGAAAACTAAGGACATCCTCGAAGAGCTGGGCCGGAGGAAGACCAGACAGATCCTCGTTGGGTTCGCCGTGGAGACTGAAGAACTCGAAAGTTACGCGGAACAGAAGTTGAAGAAAAAGAATCTGGACATGATCGTCGCGAACAGTGTGCAGGCCATGGGGAGCGATCAGAACCAGGTGACGATCATAAGGAGAGACGGCACGAGAAAACGGGTGGGTCCGGATGCGAAAGATCGTGTTGCTCTGGCTATTCTTGATGAGCTCGCTCACCTCTGCGGCCGTGCATGA
- a CDS encoding DNA-directed RNA polymerase subunit omega, whose product MSKQILHYDRLSSKIPYKYAIPIAVAKRAEALKEYAKPYVTTQDNNPVSIAFQELQAGYVRIRNEEILRILVPNVK is encoded by the coding sequence GTGAGCAAGCAGATCTTGCATTACGACAGATTGTCGAGCAAGATTCCATACAAGTACGCGATCCCGATAGCCGTGGCGAAGAGGGCTGAGGCACTCAAAGAATACGCAAAACCTTACGTCACGACTCAGGACAACAACCCCGTCTCCATCGCGTTCCAGGAACTCCAGGCGGGCTACGTGAGGATAAGGAACGAAGAAATCCTGCGTATACTGGTTCCCAACGTGAAGTGA
- the gmk gene encoding guanylate kinase, giving the protein MAGVLYVISGPSGVGKTSIIDGVMKRVKNVVFSVSCTTRPKRPNEVDGRDYFFVDEQTFRRMVEQDEFLEWAVVHGYYYGTPRKFVEEQLRNSVNVILDIDVQGAMTVMKKVKDAVFIFIAPPSFEELRRRLLKRGTERQEDMMKRLEDAKRELEQIPKFQYLIVNVDLQESIDQLTSIIVAEQLKVERVMERLGSHKIFSDGGDSR; this is encoded by the coding sequence GTGGCGGGAGTACTCTACGTGATAAGTGGCCCTTCAGGTGTGGGCAAGACCTCGATCATCGACGGCGTGATGAAAAGAGTCAAGAACGTGGTGTTCTCCGTTTCGTGCACGACCAGGCCCAAGAGGCCCAACGAGGTTGACGGGCGCGACTATTTTTTCGTTGACGAACAGACCTTCAGACGCATGGTAGAACAGGATGAGTTCCTGGAATGGGCCGTGGTGCACGGCTATTACTACGGCACACCGCGGAAGTTCGTAGAGGAGCAGCTGAGAAACAGTGTCAACGTCATACTGGACATCGACGTGCAGGGTGCCATGACGGTGATGAAGAAGGTGAAGGATGCGGTGTTCATTTTCATCGCCCCACCCTCGTTCGAAGAACTCAGGCGTCGTTTGCTGAAACGCGGCACGGAACGGCAGGAGGACATGATGAAACGACTCGAGGACGCCAAGAGGGAGCTGGAACAGATCCCGAAGTTTCAGTACCTCATAGTTAACGTGGACTTGCAGGAATCGATCGACCAGCTCACGTCTATAATCGTTGCGGAACAACTGAAGGTTGAGAGGGTTATGGAGCGACTCGGATCGCACAAGATTTTTTCGGATGGAGGTGATTCTCGGTGA